A stretch of DNA from Nitrospira sp. KM1:
GGAACGCTTCCTGCGGCCGGGACACCCAGTTGAACATTTGGATGGGCATCACGGTGAATGGATCGAACAGCCATTGAAAAGAGATGAACGGGGGGTCCGATTGAATGGGAGGATGCGGTAAAAAGGCGATGAACGAGAGCGCCCCCACCGTAATCAGCGGGGCTGTTTCGCCGACCGCGCGCGACAGGGCCAGAATCAACCCGGTGAGAATGCCGCCCATAGAGTAGGGCAGCACATGGTCCTTCACCGTTTGCCATTTCGTCGCTCCAAGCGCGTAGGCGGCTTCTCGAATCTGAGGCGGGACCGCTCTGATGGCTTCGCGTGAAGCGATGATCACCATCGGCAGAATCAGCATGGCCAGTGTCAGTCCGGCCGTCAGAAAGCTCTGCCCCAACCGGAATTCATACACCAGTAATCCAAGCGCCATCAGGCCATAGACAATCGACGGCACGCCGGCCAAGTTGGCGATATTGATTTCGATCACATCGGTGAGGCGGTTGCTTGGAGCATACTCCTCCAGATAGATTGCCGCGCCCAGCCCCAGCGGTACGGCGGTCAAGGCTGTCAGGAACATCACGAGCAACGTTCCCATCCAGGCGCTGATGATGCCGGCCTGTTCCGGGAAACGGGAAGGAAACGAGGTCACGAATTGCCAGGTCAGCCGCCCGGCTCCATCAAAGAGGAGTTGGCCAAGCAGGGCCAGCAGGACGATGAGCGCGGCAAGCATGGCCGCGAGCGCGGCCGCTGCAAACAGCAGGTCTGCTCCCTTCCGTCGCCACAGCCGCGAACGCTTGGTATCGAGCTCAATAGATCTGCCGATAGCGTTTTCGGAGGACATGGCCGCCTATATTGAAGATGAGGGTCATTAAGAGCAGTGTGAGACCGGTTGCAAAGATCGTTTGATATCCGATACTGCCGTGCGGCAGATCCCCGAGACTGACTTGCACGATATACGCGGTCATCGTGGCCGCCGGCTCGAGAGGATTCCAGGTCAATGTCGGCTGCATGCCGGCGGCGATTGCGACGACCATGGTCTCCCCGATTGCACGTGAGACACCCAAGACATACGCTGCAGCGATTCCAGAAAGTGCGGACGGAAACACGACGCGGAGCGCCGTCTGCATCCTGGTAGACCCGAGCGCATAGGCTCCTTCTCGAAGGTGAATCGGAACTGCGCGCATGGCATCCTCGCTGACGGAGCTGACGTACGGCACGATCATGATGCCGATGACGAGCCCCGCGCTGAGCATATTGAAACCCGGAAGGTCCGGCCAGATGTGTTGAAGCGCCGGGGTGACGAACAGCAAGGCAAAATAGCCGTAGACCACCGTGGGAACAGCGCTCAACAGTTCCAAGGCGGGCTTCACCATCTCACGGACTGAATGGGGCGCGTATTCGCTGAGGTAGACTGCGATCAAGCTGCCAGCCGGCACGGCGACGAGCAAGGCCACCCACGTGGTCACCAGGGTTCCGGAGATCAGCGGAAGAATCCCATAGTGCGGTTCTGCAAAGAGCGGCGTCCACTGCCGGTCTGTGAGGAAATCAAACAAGGATACCTGCGTGAAAAAGAGAGACGATTCGTATGCCAGCACGCCCACGATGCCCGCCGTAATGGCAATGGACGTCACGGCGGCTCCTAAGAGAAGGAGTTCGATCGCCCTCTCCTTGTGTTTCCGTCTGGACACGAGCACATCCAGACTTTCGCGGGCCTGCTCGAACACGTGAGATTTGGCCACTTCTGCATCCATCGTCTGCTCCTTGCTACAGCGCCGACTCCCGCCGCAGCAGATCTTCGATCTTCAGGCCTATGGTGGACGTTCCCTGAAACGCCGTGCCCACCTTTCCGTGTTGGAAGTGGTCGAGGGCGATGCTGTAGGCCTGTTTCGGCAGCGGGACATATTTCACCTGGGGCACAAGCGTCTGTGCCTGCGTGAGGTAGAACTCCACGAACCGTTTGATCTCGGGTTTCGCAGCGGCCTTGGTGCTGACATAGATGAACATCGGTCGTGACAGGGGTTGGTAGGTCCCGTTCTCGACGGTGTCGCGCGAGGGGAGCACCGGCCCCGTTCCGCCGTCGATGCCGAGCGCCTTCAGGCGTTTCTTATTCGGTTCGAAATAGGCGTAGGGAATGTACCCCAAGGCATGTTTGTCGTTTGAGATGCCCTGCACAAGGGTGTTGTCGTCCTCGCTGGCGGTATAGTCGCCGCGGCTGGATTTCGCCTTGCCCACCACGGCTTCTGTGAAATAGTCGAACGTGCCAGAATCAGAGCCGGCGCCGAACAGCTTAATCGGACTATCCGGCCAAGAGGACCGGATCTGATTCCATTTCAGCAGGCGGCCCTGCGCCGAGGGTTCCCAGATCTGCTTGAGTTCGGCGACGGTCAAGTTGTCGATCCACGTCGCTTGCGGGCTGACGGCAACCGTCAGCGCATCAAAGGCGACCGGCAACTCAAAATACTGCACGCCGGCCGTCCGACAGACCTCCATCTCGGCACTCTGAATCGGGCGTGAGGCATCCTGCACATCGGTTTCACCACGGCAGAACTTCTTGAATCCTCCCCCGGTCCCGGAGATGCCGACCGTCACACGCACCGCACCCCGAGTTTCTTTTTGGAACTCTTCGGCCACTGCCTCCGTGATCGGAAACACGGTGCTCGACCCGTCGACTTTGATCAGCACAGGGGATTCAGAATGGATGGACTGAACAAACCCGCCGCTGATCAATCCAAGCAGGCCAAACCCGGTTGCAATGATGAGTCTCGTTCGAGAGCGAGCCATTGACAATCGCATGCGGTGTCCTCCGTATTTCGCGCGTATCTTATGATTGCGTATCAGTATACGGGAGGAATGGGCCCGTTCGATTACGTCCACGTTACGTCCGCGTTAACTTTCCAACGGTCATTCCCGCAGCGGCGTACGTGCAAAGCATGCCAGGCATGGCCGGTCCGAAACCACCAGGGCCGTGCAAGAACCCGAAGCGCCGAAACCTACAATCAGCAACGCCACGTCTCTCGAAGAACTCATGCTCAAAAGAGGACTGATCTCACAGGACGGTTACATTCGGCTCAAGGCTGAATACGGACGCAGAATTTCTGAAACAGCGATGATGGCCGAGGCCATGTCCAGCCCGCGTTGGTATGAGCGTCTGCGGCATTAGGATACGTACAGTTGATAACCAGCTTGGAAACCCCAATGGTCAGGTCCGGACGTGTCGCGGCGCGTCGGCGGGTCCGCATAGAGCACCGTCGTGTTCTTCAAAAGCAAAGGCAACTCATCTATTTGTCGGCAACTTTGGCAAATATTCCCGCCTTGCCCGCGCGTCGTGGCATTTCGTGCAACCGTAACAACGTACGTTGAAACTTCACAAGATGTTTGCGTACCCGTGATCGATCAGAAACATAGCCGGGATAATCTGGGTGTCATGAACGTTAGGAGTCGCTACCGTAAGAGGGGGGTACACGGGTGAATAAACCCTTCGCTTCGCGTCCATTGTCGTTTAGGACAGTCTGGATCTCCGATGTGCATTTGGGTTTCCGTGGTTGCAGCGCCGATCATCTCCTCAAATTTCTCCAATCCGTCGATTGCGAATTTCTCTATCTCGTAGGGGACATCATCGATGTCTGGGAAATGAAAAAGCGATTGTTTTGGCCGCAATCTCATAACAACGTCCTCAGGACGATTCTCGGTAAGGCCAAGCACGGGACAAAGGTGATGTATATTCCAGGAAACCATGACGAAGTGTTTCGAGATTATCACGACATGACATTCGGCAATGTGCACATTGTTGAGGAAGCCATTCATATCAATGCCGACGGGAGGCGATTGTTGGTGACCCACGGAGACAAGTTCGATAGCGTCGTACGGTGTTCAAGAGCCATCGCGATGCTCGGTACACGGCTCTATGACTGGCTGCTGAAGGCCAACTATGTCGTTCATGGAGTCCGGCGACGCTTTGATCTCCCATATTGGTCGTTAGCGGGTTTCTTGAAGCATAAAGTCAAGAATGCCGTGCAGTTCATCAGCAATTTCGAGCAGGCGGTGGCATATGAAACTGCCCGTTTAGGGGTCGATGGAGTGGTGTGCGGCCATATCCATCGCCCTGAAATCGTGAAATTGAATGACGTCATCTATTGTAATTGCGGTGACTGGGTGGAGAGCTGCAGCGCTCTCGTGGAGCATTTCGATGGAAGTCTGGAATTGCTGCGGTCGGCTGATACCGTGGCGAGCCTTAAACGGACCCGTGTCATGCAAGCCGATCGATTGACGCTCTATTCGGACGATGACCTCATTGTAGCCTGAATCTGCGAGAAGAACTGTGAACGCGCGCGTCATTGGAGGAGGAACCATGATCGGCGAATTGATTGAAAATCGGATCGCCTGTTGGTTGAACACCGCAGAGGCATGCAAGCTCGGATCGATAGACGTGGTCGTTGGTCTGGTGTTCTGCGCCCTGGCCGGCGCGGCAATCCTGTACTCTCGTCGCCTCTTGTCTACGTTCTTAACAATGAGTGCAAGATCGTTTACGCCTACACTTTCCCGTTTCCTGTCGAGATGGGTCAAGACCACTGACTATGAGGGGAAAGACTTTTTCCGAGCCGACGGGGCCGATGAACAGGTTGTCGCGCGGAGACAGTTGGCGCTCGACCGCCTGGCCGCGCATTTTGAAACGCAACATCCGAAATCGATTTCCTGGAGCAATCGAATTCGAGACGGTCTTTCCGACCTGCGATTTACCGATGCCGGGCGCGTACCGTTTCCCTTTGCTCGCGTCATGGGAAATAAGTTCAACCTCTGTTCAGTGGTGACGGCGTCACATGACCCGAAGCTGCTCGATATCGACGGCCATTGGTCTCTCGATGTCACGGGGTCGTATGGGGTGAATGTCGCCGGGTACGATCAATACAAAGAATGGATGGGCAAAGGGTGGGAACAGGTCAAAGCATTGGGGCCCGTTCTCGGGCCACTGCACCCGATCGTCGCTGAAAATATCGCCATGCTGAAATCCATCTCCCGACTGGACGAGGTCTCGTTTCACATGAGCGGGACCGAGGCCGTCATGGCGGCTGTTCGCCTTGCACGCTTCAATACCAAAAGGAAAACGATCGTATGCTTTTCAGGCGCCTACCATGGATGGTGGGATGGGGTGCAACCCGGATTAGGCAGTGAACGGGAAATCAGTGACTGTCTCACGTTGAAGGATATGAACCCCGTTTCTCTTCGGGCGATTAAAAGAATGAGGAGGGAAATCG
This window harbors:
- a CDS encoding UDP-2,3-diacylglucosamine diphosphatase; amino-acid sequence: MNKPFASRPLSFRTVWISDVHLGFRGCSADHLLKFLQSVDCEFLYLVGDIIDVWEMKKRLFWPQSHNNVLRTILGKAKHGTKVMYIPGNHDEVFRDYHDMTFGNVHIVEEAIHINADGRRLLVTHGDKFDSVVRCSRAIAMLGTRLYDWLLKANYVVHGVRRRFDLPYWSLAGFLKHKVKNAVQFISNFEQAVAYETARLGVDGVVCGHIHRPEIVKLNDVIYCNCGDWVESCSALVEHFDGSLELLRSADTVASLKRTRVMQADRLTLYSDDDLIVA
- the pstA gene encoding phosphate ABC transporter permease PstA produces the protein MSSENAIGRSIELDTKRSRLWRRKGADLLFAAAALAAMLAALIVLLALLGQLLFDGAGRLTWQFVTSFPSRFPEQAGIISAWMGTLLVMFLTALTAVPLGLGAAIYLEEYAPSNRLTDVIEINIANLAGVPSIVYGLMALGLLVYEFRLGQSFLTAGLTLAMLILPMVIIASREAIRAVPPQIREAAYALGATKWQTVKDHVLPYSMGGILTGLILALSRAVGETAPLITVGALSFIAFLPHPPIQSDPPFISFQWLFDPFTVMPIQMFNWVSRPQEAFHVNAAAAGLVLLGMTLLMNAAAIVIRNRFRKRVHW
- the pstC gene encoding phosphate ABC transporter permease subunit PstC translates to MDAEVAKSHVFEQARESLDVLVSRRKHKERAIELLLLGAAVTSIAITAGIVGVLAYESSLFFTQVSLFDFLTDRQWTPLFAEPHYGILPLISGTLVTTWVALLVAVPAGSLIAVYLSEYAPHSVREMVKPALELLSAVPTVVYGYFALLFVTPALQHIWPDLPGFNMLSAGLVIGIMIVPYVSSVSEDAMRAVPIHLREGAYALGSTRMQTALRVVFPSALSGIAAAYVLGVSRAIGETMVVAIAAGMQPTLTWNPLEPAATMTAYIVQVSLGDLPHGSIGYQTIFATGLTLLLMTLIFNIGGHVLRKRYRQIY
- a CDS encoding PstS family phosphate ABC transporter substrate-binding protein — its product is MRLSMARSRTRLIIATGFGLLGLISGGFVQSIHSESPVLIKVDGSSTVFPITEAVAEEFQKETRGAVRVTVGISGTGGGFKKFCRGETDVQDASRPIQSAEMEVCRTAGVQYFELPVAFDALTVAVSPQATWIDNLTVAELKQIWEPSAQGRLLKWNQIRSSWPDSPIKLFGAGSDSGTFDYFTEAVVGKAKSSRGDYTASEDDNTLVQGISNDKHALGYIPYAYFEPNKKRLKALGIDGGTGPVLPSRDTVENGTYQPLSRPMFIYVSTKAAAKPEIKRFVEFYLTQAQTLVPQVKYVPLPKQAYSIALDHFQHGKVGTAFQGTSTIGLKIEDLLRRESAL